The following coding sequences are from one Rathayibacter sp. VKM Ac-2760 window:
- a CDS encoding sensor histidine kinase, with amino-acid sequence MPGTSPRGSIAARLFAVQLLCILVIGAVAVLVLALDARDRAGEDAEQRSLVVARTVADNPFVVSAAQGADPSASLQPYAEEVMADTGVDFLTIMDPDRTRYTHRDRAQIGLPFIGTIAPALEGRTFTETYTGTLGPSVRAVAPIESADGTVVALVSAGVTVSRVDASFLPRLQVVAGGVLGAVALGGVGSWLLARYLRRVTGGRGPEQMSQVFAYYESVLHSVREGLLLVDDRGRLVLANDHALELLGLEGVSIPALVDDLDLPDALRAVLLAEEPVADRLVVVHERILVVNERPAASPGAGPLGTVTTLRDRTELQRVSGELESMRTLSDALRSQTHEFSNRLHTIASLIELGRPEEALAFAAGELNLSQRLADRVLGSVQEPVIAALLLGKAAQARERGVELHLETHLEPGTQGLEPGDLVTVLGNLIDNALDAAASSAADREPWVEVYLGLTEDAGAEASGAEGAELVLQVSDSGPGVAEAADVFARGYSTKESDAFGRGIGLALVQQVVQRLGGSIEVSRHVGAVFTVQLPLRTDAPAGARP; translated from the coding sequence ATGCCCGGAACGAGCCCGCGCGGCAGCATCGCGGCCCGGCTGTTCGCGGTGCAGCTGCTCTGCATCCTCGTGATCGGCGCGGTGGCGGTCCTCGTCCTCGCCCTCGACGCGCGCGATCGCGCCGGCGAGGACGCGGAGCAGCGCAGCCTCGTCGTCGCGCGCACGGTCGCCGACAATCCGTTCGTCGTCTCCGCGGCCCAGGGCGCCGATCCGTCCGCCTCCCTCCAGCCCTACGCGGAGGAGGTGATGGCCGACACCGGCGTCGACTTCCTGACCATCATGGATCCGGACCGCACCCGCTACACCCACCGCGATCGCGCGCAGATCGGCCTGCCGTTCATCGGCACCATCGCGCCGGCGCTCGAGGGGCGCACCTTCACCGAGACCTACACCGGCACACTCGGCCCCTCGGTGCGCGCGGTCGCGCCGATCGAGAGCGCCGACGGCACCGTCGTCGCGCTCGTCTCGGCGGGGGTGACCGTGAGCCGGGTCGACGCGTCCTTCCTCCCACGGCTGCAGGTCGTCGCCGGCGGCGTGCTCGGCGCGGTGGCGCTCGGCGGGGTCGGCTCGTGGCTGCTCGCCCGCTACCTCCGCCGCGTCACGGGCGGGCGCGGGCCGGAGCAGATGAGCCAGGTGTTCGCCTACTACGAGTCGGTGCTGCACTCGGTGCGCGAGGGCCTGCTGCTCGTCGACGACCGCGGGCGGCTGGTGCTCGCGAACGACCACGCGCTCGAGCTCCTCGGGCTCGAGGGCGTGTCGATCCCGGCGCTCGTCGACGATCTCGACCTGCCCGACGCCCTGCGCGCCGTACTGCTGGCCGAGGAGCCGGTCGCCGACCGCCTCGTCGTCGTGCACGAGCGCATCCTGGTGGTGAACGAGCGGCCGGCCGCCTCGCCCGGGGCCGGGCCGCTCGGCACGGTGACGACGCTCCGCGACCGCACCGAGCTGCAGCGGGTCTCCGGCGAGCTGGAGTCGATGCGCACGCTCTCGGACGCGCTGCGCTCGCAGACCCACGAGTTCTCGAACCGCCTGCACACCATCGCCTCGCTGATCGAGCTGGGCCGGCCCGAGGAGGCGCTCGCCTTCGCCGCCGGCGAGCTGAACCTCAGCCAGCGGCTCGCCGACCGGGTGCTCGGCTCGGTGCAGGAGCCGGTGATCGCCGCGCTGCTGCTCGGCAAGGCCGCCCAGGCCCGCGAGCGCGGCGTCGAGCTGCACCTCGAGACGCACCTCGAGCCGGGCACCCAGGGCCTCGAGCCGGGCGATCTGGTGACGGTGCTCGGCAACCTGATCGACAACGCGCTCGACGCGGCCGCCTCCTCCGCCGCCGACCGCGAGCCGTGGGTCGAGGTGTACCTCGGCCTGACCGAGGACGCCGGCGCCGAGGCGTCCGGCGCCGAGGGCGCCGAGCTGGTGCTGCAGGTCTCCGACAGCGGGCCCGGCGTCGCGGAGGCGGCCGACGTCTTCGCGCGCGGCTACTCGACGAAGGAGTCGGACGCGTTCGGCCGCGGCATCGGCCTCGCGCTGGTGCAGCAGGTGGTGCAGCGGCTCGGCGGCAGCATCGAGGTGTCGCGGCACGTCGGCGCGGTGTTCACGGTGCAGCTGCCGCTGCGGACGGACGCACCGGCAGGAGCGCGCCCGTGA
- a CDS encoding XRE family transcriptional regulator — MPEHSEHDTPSDDEIVAAVGPRLKRLRTRRDRTLASLAAETGISASTLSRLESGGRRATLELLLPIARALGAPLDELVGAAPEDPRVHGRPFTRHGMRIQPLSRDAGALQAFKTTIPAGPIPAPEQQRTHEGFEWLYVLSGRLRLRLGEHDIVLPAGEAAEFDTRVPHWFGRADEQQVEFLSLFGRQGERMHVRASTRR, encoded by the coding sequence ATGCCCGAGCACTCCGAGCACGACACTCCCTCCGACGACGAGATCGTCGCCGCCGTCGGCCCGCGGCTGAAGCGCCTGCGCACCCGGCGCGACCGCACGCTCGCCTCGCTCGCCGCCGAGACCGGCATCTCGGCGAGCACGCTCTCGCGCCTCGAGAGCGGCGGCCGGCGCGCGACGCTCGAGCTGCTGCTGCCGATCGCCCGTGCGCTCGGCGCCCCGCTCGACGAGCTGGTCGGCGCGGCGCCCGAGGACCCGCGCGTGCACGGCCGGCCGTTCACCCGGCACGGGATGCGGATCCAGCCGCTCAGCCGCGACGCGGGCGCCCTGCAGGCCTTCAAGACCACCATCCCCGCCGGACCGATCCCGGCGCCCGAGCAGCAGCGCACGCACGAGGGCTTCGAGTGGCTCTACGTGCTGAGCGGGCGGCTGCGGCTGCGGCTCGGCGAGCACGACATCGTCCTGCCCGCCGGCGAGGCCGCCGAGTTCGACACCCGGGTGCCGCACTGGTTCGGCCGCGCCGACGAGCAGCAGGTCGAGTTCCTCAGCCTGTTCGGGCGCCAGGGCGA
- a CDS encoding response regulator translates to MTAAPIRVLVVEDEPLTASAHADYVRRVEGFEVAAVAGSGAEAIRALRADPAIALILLDMNLPDLGGLDLCRAVRAAGLDVDVIAITAVRDAAVVRASVAAGIVQYLIKPFVFSVFAAKLASYRQYRGHLRGAGVASQHEVDGAFAALRTSNAPGLAKGLSAETLEAVTALLGPVGLSAGELAARLDVSRVTARRYLEHLADSGVAERAPRYGSPGRPELEYRRV, encoded by the coding sequence GTGACCGCCGCCCCGATCCGCGTGCTCGTCGTCGAGGACGAGCCGCTGACCGCGAGCGCGCACGCCGACTACGTCCGCCGCGTCGAGGGCTTCGAGGTCGCCGCGGTCGCCGGCAGCGGGGCGGAGGCGATCCGCGCGCTGCGGGCCGACCCCGCGATCGCGCTGATCCTGCTCGACATGAACCTGCCGGACTTGGGCGGGCTCGACCTCTGCCGTGCCGTGCGCGCGGCGGGCCTCGACGTCGACGTGATCGCGATCACCGCGGTGCGCGACGCGGCCGTGGTGCGCGCCTCCGTCGCCGCGGGCATCGTGCAGTACCTGATCAAGCCGTTCGTCTTCAGCGTCTTCGCGGCGAAGCTCGCGAGCTACCGCCAGTACCGCGGGCACCTGCGCGGCGCCGGCGTCGCGAGCCAGCACGAGGTCGACGGCGCCTTCGCCGCGCTGCGGACGTCCAACGCGCCGGGCCTGGCGAAGGGGCTCTCCGCCGAGACGCTCGAGGCGGTGACCGCGCTGCTCGGCCCGGTCGGCCTCTCCGCGGGCGAGCTCGCCGCCCGGCTCGACGTCTCGCGGGTCACGGCGCGGCGCTACCTGGAGCACCTCGCCGACTCGGGGGTCGCCGAGCGCGCCCCCCGCTACGGCTCGCCGGGGCGGCCCGAGCTGGAGTACCGCAGGGTCTGA
- a CDS encoding pyridoxal phosphate-dependent aminotransferase, producing MIPPRPLEQSSKLRNVLYEIRGKALVEASRLESEGHRILKLNTGNPAGFDFEAPHQIVRDMIAAMPSAHGYSDSRGVLSARQAVTYRYEEVPGFPPVDPEWVFLGNGVSELITMTLQALLDDGDEVLIPAPDYPLWTAMTSLAGGTAVHYRCAEDGGWQPDLEDIRSKVTARTKAIVVINPNNPTGAVYTREALEGIVAIAEEHSLLLLADEIYDRILYDDAEHIPLATLAPDQLCLTFNGLSKTYRVAGYRSGWLAITGPRAHAAGFLEGITLLASTRLCPNVPGQYAIQAALSGVQSIDALIAPGGRLRRQRDAAWSGLQAIPGVSCELPMGALYAFPRLDPEVHDIRDDGRLVYDLLLAEHILLVPGTGFNWPTPDHLRIVTLPEERVISEAIERLGNFLSSYKQ from the coding sequence ATGATCCCCCCGCGCCCGCTCGAGCAGTCGTCCAAGCTCCGCAATGTCCTCTACGAGATCCGCGGCAAGGCGCTCGTGGAGGCGTCGCGGCTGGAGAGCGAGGGGCACCGGATCCTGAAGCTGAACACCGGCAACCCGGCCGGCTTCGACTTCGAGGCGCCGCACCAGATCGTCCGCGACATGATCGCCGCGATGCCGAGCGCGCACGGCTACAGCGACAGCCGCGGCGTGCTCTCCGCGCGGCAGGCGGTGACCTATCGCTACGAGGAGGTCCCCGGCTTCCCGCCGGTCGACCCGGAGTGGGTGTTCCTCGGCAACGGCGTCTCCGAGCTGATCACGATGACGCTGCAGGCGCTGCTCGACGACGGCGACGAGGTGCTCATCCCGGCGCCCGACTACCCGCTCTGGACGGCGATGACGAGCCTGGCCGGCGGCACCGCGGTGCACTACCGCTGCGCGGAGGACGGCGGCTGGCAGCCCGACCTGGAGGACATCCGCTCGAAGGTCACCGCGCGGACGAAGGCCATCGTCGTGATCAACCCCAACAACCCCACCGGCGCCGTCTACACCCGCGAGGCGCTGGAGGGGATCGTCGCGATCGCCGAGGAGCACTCGCTGCTGCTGCTCGCCGACGAGATCTACGACCGGATCCTCTACGACGACGCCGAGCACATCCCGCTGGCGACCCTCGCGCCGGACCAGCTCTGCCTCACCTTCAACGGCCTGTCCAAGACCTACCGCGTCGCGGGCTACCGCTCCGGCTGGCTCGCGATCACCGGTCCGCGGGCGCACGCGGCGGGCTTCCTGGAGGGCATCACCCTGCTCGCCTCGACCCGGCTCTGCCCGAACGTGCCGGGGCAGTACGCGATCCAGGCCGCGCTCTCGGGCGTGCAGTCGATCGACGCTCTGATCGCGCCGGGCGGGCGGCTCCGTCGCCAGCGCGATGCGGCGTGGTCGGGCCTCCAGGCGATCCCGGGTGTCTCCTGCGAGCTGCCGATGGGCGCGCTCTACGCGTTCCCGCGGCTCGACCCGGAGGTGCACGACATCCGCGACGACGGGCGGCTCGTCTACGACCTGCTGCTCGCGGAGCACATCCTGCTCGTGCCCGGCACCGGCTTCAATTGGCCGACGCCCGACCACCTGCGGATCGTGACGCTGCCGGAGGAGCGCGTCATCTCGGAGGCGATCGAGCGGCTGGGGAACTTCCTGTCGTCGTACAAGCAGTAG
- a CDS encoding NAD(P)/FAD-dependent oxidoreductase encodes MTTSPLPDVLIVGGSFAGFAAATALGRSLRDVLVVDGGPPRNAPSPGAHNVLTRDGTAPVELARLARIEAEGYGARVVPGRVISASTADGGVTATLADGTVLRARRLLLASGSTDRLPGIPRLAERWGRDVLHCPYCHGFEVRGRRIAVLGSGFSGHQAQMFRQLSDRVSILTNGVFAPSAEEVEGLAARGIDLIDGAVTEVLVEDDRLVGVVVDGRRLELDALVVGPRVEGNLPDGLGLELVDHPSGAARHLAVDPMGRTTAPRVFAAGSLVEPMSQVMAAAADGLRVAAAINYDLIEEEIAEAVRATAR; translated from the coding sequence ATGACCACTTCACCCCTCCCCGACGTCCTGATCGTCGGCGGCTCCTTCGCCGGATTCGCCGCCGCCACCGCACTCGGCCGCAGCCTCCGCGACGTGCTCGTCGTCGACGGCGGGCCGCCGCGCAACGCACCCTCGCCCGGCGCGCACAACGTCCTCACCCGCGACGGCACCGCGCCCGTCGAGCTCGCCCGCCTCGCCCGGATCGAGGCCGAGGGCTACGGCGCGCGGGTCGTCCCGGGCCGCGTCATCAGCGCGTCGACCGCCGACGGCGGCGTCACCGCGACCCTCGCCGACGGCACCGTGCTGCGCGCCCGCCGCCTCCTGCTCGCGAGCGGATCCACGGATCGCCTGCCCGGGATCCCACGGCTCGCCGAGCGCTGGGGCCGCGACGTGCTGCACTGCCCGTACTGCCACGGCTTCGAGGTGCGCGGGCGCCGGATCGCCGTGCTCGGCAGCGGCTTCTCCGGCCACCAGGCGCAGATGTTCCGGCAGCTGAGCGACCGGGTGTCGATCCTGACGAACGGCGTCTTCGCGCCTTCCGCGGAGGAGGTCGAGGGCCTCGCCGCCCGCGGCATCGACCTGATCGACGGCGCGGTCACCGAGGTGCTCGTCGAGGACGACCGCCTGGTCGGCGTCGTCGTCGACGGCCGCCGGCTCGAGCTCGACGCGCTCGTCGTCGGCCCGCGGGTCGAGGGCAATCTGCCGGACGGCCTCGGCCTCGAGCTCGTCGACCACCCCTCCGGCGCCGCCCGGCACCTCGCCGTCGACCCGATGGGTCGCACCACCGCGCCGAGGGTCTTCGCCGCCGGCTCGCTCGTCGAGCCGATGTCGCAGGTGATGGCCGCCGCCGCCGACGGCCTGCGGGTCGCCGCGGCGATCAACTACGACCTGATCGAGGAGGAGATCGCGGAGGCGGTGCGCGCCACGGCCCGCTGA